The Candidatus Koribacter versatilis Ellin345 genome has a segment encoding these proteins:
- a CDS encoding prolyl oligopeptidase family serine peptidase, producing the protein MTIRCLLVLFLFSMTLQAAQPGVVEGGNGITLPPPPPTAQKPVTETIHGVTITDPYRWLEDQQSPETRAWIDTQMKYTEQYLSQVKVRPEIEKELGRLERVEQYTIPTERGDMYFFKKRLADENQGSIYLRRGLHGDDQRLVDATKLSADQNTSIQINDISKDGNLLVYGTRSGGADEEAVHILDTATAKELPDSLPSARYFGIQLSPDAQGLYYSRMEKEGSSVYYHKLGSDPKSDDLIFGKKFEGEEFGPMQLISEHITENERYLVVTVAHGVPPKRVDIYAKDLRKPDSQVVKVIHGIESRFTPVNFGDDFYVMTDYNAPNYRVVKVRIGDSDPQHWTTVVPEAKDPINSISIVGGKLFVSGLHDVVTQTRIFTLDGKETGRINYPTIGEATNVFGREDSEHGFYSFESFIIPPTIYHYDVKTGKPEVFAKPNVPFDSAQYEVKQVFYKSKDGTRIPMFISSKKGAKRDGKTPTLMFAYGGFLVDMTPSWNPEWAWWIEQGGFYAQPNLRGGGEYGETWHKAGMFEKKQNVFDDFFGAAQYLVDEKYTDTKHLAIRGRSNGGLLMGVAMTQHPEMFGAIWCGYPLLDMLRFQNFLVGKWWTSEYGSAENADQFPYLLKYSPYHNVKPGTKFPAIMFNTGDSDTRVAPLHARKMTALVQRDNANDRPILLHYQTVSGHSAGVSITQAIKDTADELAFLWNEVSGK; encoded by the coding sequence ATGACGATTCGTTGTTTGCTCGTCCTCTTCCTGTTCTCTATGACTCTTCAAGCTGCTCAACCTGGCGTAGTCGAAGGCGGCAATGGCATCACTCTTCCGCCGCCCCCTCCCACCGCGCAGAAGCCCGTCACCGAGACGATTCACGGAGTCACGATCACCGACCCCTATCGTTGGCTCGAAGACCAGCAGAGTCCCGAGACGCGCGCGTGGATTGATACGCAGATGAAGTACACCGAGCAGTACCTGTCGCAGGTGAAGGTTCGTCCGGAGATCGAGAAAGAGTTGGGCCGCCTGGAGCGCGTGGAGCAATACACCATCCCCACCGAGCGCGGCGATATGTACTTCTTCAAAAAGCGCCTCGCCGATGAGAACCAGGGCTCCATCTACCTCCGCCGCGGCCTTCACGGTGACGACCAGCGCCTTGTAGATGCGACCAAACTCAGCGCCGACCAGAACACCTCGATCCAGATCAACGACATCTCGAAAGACGGCAATCTCCTCGTGTACGGAACGCGCTCCGGCGGCGCCGATGAAGAAGCCGTCCACATTCTCGACACCGCTACCGCCAAAGAGCTTCCCGATTCCCTGCCCAGCGCGCGCTACTTCGGCATCCAGCTCAGCCCCGACGCGCAAGGCCTCTACTACTCGCGCATGGAGAAGGAAGGCTCGAGCGTTTACTACCACAAACTCGGTAGCGACCCGAAGAGCGACGATCTGATCTTCGGCAAGAAATTCGAAGGCGAAGAATTCGGCCCAATGCAGCTGATCTCCGAGCACATCACGGAGAACGAGCGCTATCTCGTCGTCACCGTGGCGCACGGCGTTCCGCCCAAGCGCGTGGACATTTACGCCAAAGACCTGCGCAAGCCCGACTCGCAAGTCGTGAAGGTGATTCACGGCATCGAGAGCCGCTTCACGCCGGTGAATTTCGGCGACGATTTCTACGTGATGACCGACTACAACGCGCCCAACTATCGCGTAGTAAAGGTCCGCATCGGCGACTCCGACCCGCAGCACTGGACCACCGTCGTCCCCGAAGCCAAAGATCCTATCAACAGCATCTCGATTGTCGGCGGCAAGCTCTTCGTCAGCGGCTTGCACGACGTTGTGACGCAGACCCGCATCTTCACCCTCGACGGCAAAGAGACCGGCCGCATCAACTATCCGACGATCGGTGAGGCCACCAACGTCTTCGGCCGCGAAGACAGCGAGCACGGCTTCTACAGCTTCGAGTCATTCATCATCCCGCCGACCATTTACCACTACGACGTAAAGACCGGCAAACCCGAGGTCTTCGCTAAACCCAACGTTCCGTTCGACTCCGCTCAGTACGAAGTGAAGCAGGTCTTCTACAAGTCGAAAGACGGCACCCGCATTCCGATGTTCATCTCGTCGAAGAAAGGCGCGAAGCGCGATGGCAAAACCCCGACGCTGATGTTCGCCTACGGCGGCTTTCTCGTGGACATGACGCCCTCGTGGAACCCGGAGTGGGCATGGTGGATTGAGCAGGGCGGTTTCTACGCGCAGCCCAACCTGCGCGGCGGCGGCGAGTACGGCGAAACCTGGCACAAGGCCGGCATGTTCGAGAAGAAGCAGAACGTCTTCGACGACTTCTTCGGCGCGGCGCAATATCTCGTCGACGAAAAATACACCGACACCAAGCACCTCGCCATCCGTGGCCGCTCCAACGGCGGCCTGCTGATGGGCGTCGCGATGACCCAGCATCCCGAGATGTTCGGCGCCATCTGGTGCGGCTATCCGCTGCTCGACATGCTCCGCTTCCAGAATTTCTTAGTCGGCAAATGGTGGACCAGCGAATACGGCTCCGCCGAAAACGCCGACCAGTTCCCCTACCTATTGAAGTATTCGCCGTATCACAACGTGAAACCGGGCACCAAGTTCCCGGCCATCATGTTCAACACCGGCGACAGTGATACCCGCGTCGCGCCACTGCACGCGCGCAAGATGACCGCGCTCGTCCAGCGCGACAACGCCAACGACCGCCCCATCTTGCTGCATTATCAAACCGTCAGCGGCCACAGCGCCGGCGTCTCAATCACGCAAGCCATCAAAGACACCGCCGACGAATTGGCGTTCCTATGGAACGAGGTAAGCGGGAAGTAG
- a CDS encoding YceD family protein — MLIRIRDLQLQRLEFNEAFQPGAIDLGADTKQVAPLHTSGKAELIEENRGHKEILDDIRLVGKLETEVEVACARCLEPVRQPLSREFELLYRPQGADKTKQDAAVSKGETEISYYEGDGLLLEDVLREQVLLAVPYRVLCQENCKGLCPTCARNLNTGACDCKEAPPDPRWNALGTLGEKLKK; from the coding sequence ATGTTGATTAGAATCAGAGATTTACAACTCCAGCGATTGGAGTTCAACGAGGCATTTCAGCCTGGTGCGATTGACCTCGGGGCCGACACCAAGCAGGTTGCGCCGCTGCACACGAGCGGCAAGGCCGAGTTGATCGAGGAGAACCGTGGTCACAAGGAAATCCTCGACGACATCCGGTTGGTGGGGAAGCTTGAAACCGAGGTGGAAGTCGCCTGTGCCCGCTGCCTGGAGCCGGTGCGACAGCCACTGAGCCGCGAATTCGAACTCTTGTATCGTCCGCAAGGCGCCGACAAGACGAAGCAAGACGCGGCGGTCTCGAAGGGCGAAACTGAGATCAGCTATTACGAAGGCGACGGCCTTCTGCTGGAAGATGTGCTGCGCGAGCAGGTGCTGCTGGCGGTCCCCTACCGGGTACTTTGCCAGGAGAATTGCAAAGGGCTTTGCCCAACCTGCGCACGCAATTTGAATACTGGGGCGTGCGACTGTAAAGAAGCACCACCCGACCCGCGCTGGAATGCCCTTGGCACTCTGGGCGAGAAGCTTAAAAAATAG
- the rpmF gene encoding 50S ribosomal protein L32 produces the protein MPNPKRRHSKARTGNRRAHDHLSAHSLSECPNCHWKKMPHRACAKCGYYKGREVLEVEDNKK, from the coding sequence ATGCCTAATCCAAAACGGCGACACTCAAAAGCTCGCACCGGCAACCGCCGTGCCCACGATCACCTGTCGGCCCACTCGCTCTCCGAGTGCCCGAACTGCCACTGGAAGAAGATGCCACATCGCGCCTGCGCGAAGTGCGGGTATTACAAAGGCCGCGAAGTTCTCGAAGTCGAAGACAACAAGAAGTAG
- the plsX gene encoding phosphate acyltransferase PlsX encodes MPITIAVDAMGSDKAPTPEIEGALQAIRHFDVRVILVGKQDVLREHLGAHAHPGRLPIEIVHASEVISMHDKAALAVRSKRDSSMRVGLRLVREGKADAFVTAGNTGAAMATAKMVLGALPGVDRPALAAVFPTEKRTAAILLDVGANVDCKPQNLQQFAIMGEVYFRTVFAGKSPHARSPRVGILSIGEEETKGNELTREAYKLVKTLPLNFVGNVEGRDLFNGNVDVLVCDGFVGNVALKISEGLVKTVREMLKESLQQTIARQVGFLLSRQAFVDFKKRLDYSEYGGAPLLGLKGAAFVGHGSSNANAIKNAIRVAAEYVEHRVNEAIAREIAAASEKLGNHHSSAKKEEGEEARA; translated from the coding sequence ATGCCAATCACCATCGCTGTTGACGCCATGGGCTCCGACAAGGCCCCCACGCCTGAGATCGAGGGCGCGCTCCAGGCTATTCGCCATTTTGATGTCCGCGTAATCCTCGTCGGCAAGCAGGACGTGCTGCGCGAGCACCTCGGCGCGCATGCCCATCCCGGTCGCCTGCCCATCGAGATCGTGCACGCCAGCGAAGTCATCAGCATGCACGACAAGGCCGCGCTGGCCGTGCGCAGCAAGCGCGATTCGTCCATGCGCGTGGGTTTGCGGCTCGTCCGCGAAGGTAAGGCCGATGCGTTCGTAACCGCCGGCAACACCGGCGCCGCGATGGCGACAGCGAAGATGGTTCTCGGTGCGCTGCCCGGTGTAGACCGTCCTGCCCTCGCAGCAGTCTTCCCGACCGAAAAGCGCACCGCGGCAATCCTGCTCGACGTAGGCGCCAACGTAGATTGCAAGCCGCAAAACCTGCAGCAGTTCGCCATCATGGGCGAGGTTTATTTCCGCACCGTGTTCGCCGGCAAGTCTCCGCATGCGCGCAGTCCGCGCGTCGGAATTCTTTCCATCGGCGAAGAAGAGACCAAGGGCAATGAACTGACCCGCGAAGCTTACAAGCTGGTAAAGACGCTGCCGCTCAACTTCGTCGGCAACGTCGAGGGCCGCGATCTCTTCAACGGCAATGTCGATGTCCTCGTCTGCGACGGCTTCGTCGGCAATGTCGCCCTGAAGATTTCCGAGGGCCTGGTCAAGACCGTCCGCGAGATGCTGAAGGAATCGCTGCAGCAGACGATTGCCCGCCAAGTCGGCTTCCTGCTCTCGCGCCAGGCGTTCGTCGACTTCAAAAAACGCCTCGACTACAGCGAGTACGGCGGCGCCCCGCTCCTCGGCCTGAAAGGCGCAGCCTTCGTGGGCCACGGCTCGTCCAACGCCAACGCAATCAAGAACGCGATCCGCGTCGCCGCAGAATACGTCGAGCACCGCGTGAACGAAGCCATCGCGCGCGAGATCGCAGCAGCCAGCGAGAAATTGGGAAACCATCACTCCTCAGCGAAAAAAGAAGAGGGCGAGGAAGCGCGGGCGTAG
- a CDS encoding ExbD/TolR family protein: MRLLTPRRVGLLILLAGAILFAGSTYWMNTRDYRPLDSEFSFAPGKAQYSFDVNMNGVYDFGFAIKDTVIGEERIRCLLSDCGDHKNIFHAHWKVTQRGRVIAEGNTDGGKEEDWYSFEHHSRTIASLPLARGSYVFEVELLSDASLLNQGEPRVFAMADWSTGKDVRERDTLLRTVASFLAAIGLAIVLLRGGKYKTNYWPASSPQPKTSGLAAPDRIRRFPGYGRRLEFTFGYLATIIFAVLVFIFMIMSPHSPTGVWIGILKRSELGTSSTYAPPVIVHVSVTVRRRAPTEMAALHLSSWDNSEIIEHFRINESTDLDEATLKTKLREILVTRADRTVYVVGDPDVPFQAAADAISNAKVSYASRVVLLTTRGNSPAKKH, from the coding sequence GTGCGACTCCTCACGCCGCGCCGCGTCGGTCTGCTCATCCTGCTTGCGGGAGCGATACTGTTCGCCGGCAGCACTTACTGGATGAATACCCGCGACTATCGTCCGCTCGATAGTGAATTCTCTTTTGCTCCCGGAAAAGCTCAATACTCATTCGATGTAAACATGAACGGCGTTTATGACTTCGGATTCGCGATTAAAGACACGGTAATTGGTGAAGAACGGATTCGCTGCCTCCTAAGCGACTGCGGCGACCACAAGAACATCTTTCATGCGCACTGGAAGGTAACGCAACGAGGCCGTGTCATTGCCGAAGGAAACACAGACGGCGGTAAGGAAGAGGATTGGTATAGCTTTGAGCATCACTCCCGCACGATAGCTTCTCTGCCGCTCGCCCGTGGTTCGTATGTCTTCGAGGTTGAGCTGCTTTCCGACGCGTCACTGCTCAACCAGGGCGAGCCTCGCGTCTTCGCTATGGCCGACTGGAGTACGGGCAAAGATGTCCGCGAGAGAGACACACTCTTGCGGACCGTCGCTTCTTTTTTGGCTGCGATCGGCCTCGCGATCGTCTTACTGAGAGGCGGCAAGTACAAAACAAATTACTGGCCCGCTTCCTCACCGCAGCCGAAAACGAGCGGACTCGCGGCGCCTGACCGAATTCGTCGCTTCCCTGGATACGGCCGGCGACTGGAGTTCACGTTCGGTTACCTGGCGACCATCATCTTCGCTGTGCTCGTGTTTATCTTCATGATCATGAGTCCACACAGCCCCACTGGTGTTTGGATTGGAATCCTCAAGCGCTCCGAACTCGGGACAAGTAGTACGTACGCTCCGCCTGTGATCGTCCACGTCTCCGTGACGGTGAGAAGGCGCGCTCCGACGGAAATGGCGGCATTGCACCTTTCTTCGTGGGATAACTCCGAAATCATCGAGCACTTCCGCATCAACGAAAGCACCGATCTCGACGAGGCTACACTCAAGACCAAGCTGCGGGAAATCCTTGTGACCCGCGCAGACCGCACTGTGTATGTTGTCGGCGATCCGGACGTCCCGTTTCAGGCGGCGGCGGACGCGATCTCAAATGCGAAGGTGTCCTATGCCTCACGCGTGGTTTTGCTGACCACGAGAGGAAACTCTCCAGCGAAGAAGCATTAG
- a CDS encoding type II toxin-antitoxin system MqsR family toxin yields MDGGRALGLTSSEMLAVIAALTRREFYKSMTTYFDHKVWQDVYHAMTPAGKVAYIKITLRDNAPVIQFKEK; encoded by the coding sequence TTGGACGGCGGACGCGCCTTGGGCCTCACCAGTTCGGAAATGCTGGCAGTCATAGCGGCCTTGACCCGGCGCGAGTTCTACAAGTCAATGACCACGTACTTCGATCACAAGGTTTGGCAGGATGTTTATCACGCGATGACACCCGCTGGAAAAGTTGCCTACATCAAGATCACCTTGCGAGACAACGCTCCCGTGATCCAGTTCAAGGAGAAGTGA
- a CDS encoding type II toxin-antitoxin system MqsA family antitoxin encodes MARKCVSCASAKVMVPFSSETFTIKYGAATTKISGLSGWKCVACGEVEFDARSAKRYAAAGDALVIAQRKELGTELRRIRRKLGLTQASAARLTGGGHNAFSRYERGEVIPMSSVVNLFRLLDKHPELLKDLKAVKTRRPAGSARSTERAKLKTA; translated from the coding sequence ATGGCGAGAAAATGCGTCAGCTGCGCTTCAGCCAAAGTGATGGTTCCGTTCTCAAGTGAGACCTTCACGATTAAGTACGGCGCCGCCACCACGAAGATCAGCGGACTCTCCGGTTGGAAGTGTGTAGCATGCGGTGAAGTCGAGTTCGACGCACGCAGCGCAAAGCGCTACGCCGCTGCCGGGGATGCGCTCGTCATTGCCCAACGAAAGGAATTGGGGACGGAGTTGCGCCGCATTCGCCGCAAGCTGGGGCTAACGCAAGCCTCCGCCGCAAGACTCACCGGCGGCGGGCACAATGCATTCTCGCGATACGAGCGGGGCGAGGTCATCCCGATGTCCTCGGTGGTGAACCTGTTTCGTCTGCTCGATAAGCATCCCGAATTGCTGAAGGACTTGAAAGCTGTGAAAACGCGGCGTCCAGCCGGATCCGCTCGATCGACGGAAAGAGCGAAACTGAAGACGGCGTGA
- a CDS encoding dihydroorotase: MTSTSVLIRRGHVIDPANNIDRPMDVLLREGRVAAITEPGGIKSEYEEEFDANHLVVAPGFIDLHVHLREPGQAHKETIASGTRSAAAGGFTSVCAMPNTSPVNDTPETTTWMLQPDRGAVVNVFPIAAATIGSNGEKLTNFRDLQRAGAVAISDDGKPILDDNLMREALRTAARLEMPVVQHAEDPRMHPGGCMNYGVTSLRLGLRGIPNASEASVVLRDIRLTRESRAHLHVAHISTAEALDAVRRAKKENLRVTAEVTPHHFTLLDENIGHYDTAYKMNPPLRANPDRDAMIAGLKDGTLDCIATDHAPHAYHEKEQEFDRAPFGIIGLETALPLAITVLHKHFEIPLTRIVQLMSTSPARLFQLMHRGSLAVGSHADVVVFDPKMKWKFEAAKGHSKSKNTPFDGWDFMGKVMATIVGGRPVYLA; the protein is encoded by the coding sequence ATGACCTCTACATCTGTTTTGATCCGGCGCGGGCATGTAATTGACCCGGCGAACAACATTGACCGTCCCATGGACGTACTCCTGCGCGAAGGACGCGTGGCGGCGATTACCGAACCCGGGGGCATCAAGTCCGAATACGAAGAAGAGTTTGACGCGAACCACCTGGTGGTGGCGCCGGGCTTTATTGACCTGCATGTGCACCTGCGCGAGCCGGGGCAGGCGCACAAGGAAACCATTGCGAGCGGCACGCGCTCGGCGGCGGCGGGCGGCTTTACGTCCGTCTGCGCGATGCCCAACACTTCGCCGGTGAATGACACTCCGGAGACCACCACGTGGATGCTGCAGCCGGACCGTGGCGCGGTAGTGAACGTCTTCCCGATTGCCGCGGCCACCATCGGAAGCAACGGTGAAAAGCTCACCAACTTCCGCGATTTACAGCGCGCGGGTGCGGTGGCGATCAGCGATGACGGCAAGCCGATCCTGGACGACAACCTGATGCGGGAGGCGCTGCGCACCGCGGCGCGGCTGGAGATGCCAGTGGTGCAGCACGCGGAAGATCCTCGGATGCATCCGGGCGGCTGCATGAATTACGGTGTGACTTCGTTGCGGCTGGGACTGCGCGGCATCCCGAATGCGAGCGAAGCCAGCGTGGTGCTGCGCGATATCCGGCTCACGCGCGAGTCGCGCGCGCACTTGCACGTGGCGCATATCTCCACGGCCGAGGCGCTTGACGCCGTGCGCCGGGCGAAGAAAGAAAACTTGCGTGTGACCGCCGAGGTTACGCCGCACCACTTCACGCTGCTCGACGAAAACATTGGCCACTACGACACGGCATACAAGATGAATCCGCCGCTACGCGCGAACCCGGACCGCGACGCGATGATTGCCGGCCTGAAAGACGGCACGCTCGATTGCATTGCCACCGACCATGCACCGCACGCGTATCACGAGAAAGAACAGGAATTCGACCGCGCGCCCTTCGGCATTATCGGCCTCGAGACGGCGCTGCCGCTGGCGATTACCGTGTTGCACAAGCACTTCGAAATTCCGCTCACGCGGATCGTGCAACTGATGAGCACCAGTCCGGCGCGGCTTTTCCAACTCATGCATCGCGGCTCGCTGGCGGTTGGTTCGCATGCCGACGTCGTGGTCTTCGATCCGAAGATGAAGTGGAAGTTCGAGGCGGCGAAGGGCCACTCGAAATCGAAGAACACACCGTTCGACGGCTGGGACTTCATGGGCAAGGTGATGGCGACGATTGTGGGCGGAAGACCGGTTTATCTGGCGTAA
- a CDS encoding serine hydrolase, producing MFRSLLATLILSTLALAQSPQLHTRDLLWQKMTADVTAVQQHFDGVMGITIRDLTDNREFTLNPDDIFPTASSIKLPLLVELWRQSQTGTGQKLTDLYTFRKEDVVPDSAIMENLTPGVSKVTNRDLAGMVVAVSDNSATNVLIDRVGFDNVNKMLDAQGLHKTRLRRHMMDLAAAKAGNENVSTPHEMTQLLEAVYRGKILNPQMSEDFWNLMCTKKESPLPRLLPEDLRIANKPGELDGVRTDSGLVFLKNRPYVISVMTTYAANEREASAAIAQISLIAYNYFHAVSISSDYGRKME from the coding sequence ATGTTCCGCTCTCTTCTCGCAACGCTCATTCTCTCCACTCTTGCTCTCGCGCAATCCCCACAACTTCACACCCGCGACCTCCTCTGGCAGAAAATGACTGCCGACGTCACCGCCGTCCAACAGCACTTCGACGGCGTCATGGGCATCACCATCCGCGACCTCACCGACAACCGCGAATTCACCCTCAACCCCGACGACATCTTTCCCACCGCCTCGTCCATCAAGCTCCCGCTGCTCGTCGAACTCTGGCGTCAATCGCAAACCGGCACCGGCCAAAAGCTCACCGACCTCTACACTTTTCGCAAAGAAGACGTCGTTCCCGACAGCGCCATCATGGAGAACCTCACCCCCGGCGTCTCGAAGGTCACCAACCGCGATCTCGCCGGCATGGTCGTCGCCGTCTCCGACAACTCTGCCACCAACGTCCTCATCGACCGCGTCGGCTTCGACAACGTGAACAAGATGCTCGACGCCCAAGGCCTGCATAAAACGCGCCTCCGCCGCCATATGATGGACCTCGCCGCCGCCAAGGCCGGCAACGAAAATGTCTCCACCCCGCACGAGATGACGCAGCTCCTCGAAGCCGTCTATCGCGGCAAGATACTCAACCCCCAGATGTCCGAAGATTTCTGGAACCTGATGTGCACAAAAAAAGAGAGCCCGCTCCCGCGGCTGCTCCCTGAAGATCTCCGCATTGCCAATAAGCCCGGCGAACTCGACGGCGTCCGCACCGACTCCGGCCTGGTGTTCCTGAAAAACCGTCCGTACGTAATCAGCGTCATGACCACCTACGCCGCCAACGAACGCGAAGCCTCCGCTGCCATCGCGCAAATCTCGCTAATCGCCTACAACTACTTCCACGCCGTCTCCATCAGCAGCGACTACGGCCGCAAAATGGAATGA
- a CDS encoding beta-glucosidase → MNLTFLRKFSATLLLSVAVVASAQKLPTKQEAAARAEKILTQMTLEEKVAYIGGDRDFYIRAIPRLNVPEIKMSDGPLGTRNDGNSTAYPAGIALAASWDIKLAHEMGAALGSDSRARGVNILLGPGLNIYRAPMCGRNFEYFGEDPYLASRMAVADVQGIQSMGVIATAKHYAANNQEWDRNRVSSDVDERTLREIYLPSFEYAVKEGHAGAIMDSYNLVNGVHSTQNTFLNIDVARKDWNFTGIIMSDWEATYDGVAAANGGLDLEMPSGKFMSPTTLLAAVKDGSVKESVIDEKVRRILRTSIEFGFFDRPQKTATPWNDPASRAVALKVAQEGFVLLKNQGGVLPLDRTKFKNIALIGPNAGIPATGGGGSSKIDPFSAVSPVDAVKNLVGDSAKIAYYPGLQLISDVFKTTSFTTTADGDTHGLVTEFFNNKDLTGPPALTRTDEHIAFNWSGGPYAPNGQQENFSARFTGYYTPAADGTYTFAVSGDDGFRLFVDDKPVIEQWVYQGETIVTKALDLKAGQHYKLRLEYFQGGGGAALGFGVTDGKSSALTDAVNAATNADLVILCVGFDDKSEGEGADRTFALPQPQYELIKQVEAANKNTVMVLTAGGNVDMVPFIDNTPALLHVWYPGQEGATAMAQVLFGDINPSGKLPASFERRWEDNATYNSYYDPDKTLHVKYTEGIFVGYRHFDKDNVKPMFPFGYGLSYTTFQYGGLKIGAPSADSTVPVTFTVKNTGKRAGAEIAEVYVGEKNPKVPRPVKELKGFARVELKPGESRSITVNLDRRAFSWYDANSHQWTADTGNYDILIGSSSAKIELTGNVALR, encoded by the coding sequence ATGAATCTCACATTCCTCCGCAAGTTCTCGGCAACGCTTCTCCTCAGCGTTGCCGTTGTCGCTTCAGCGCAGAAGCTTCCGACGAAGCAGGAAGCCGCCGCCCGCGCCGAAAAAATCCTCACGCAAATGACGCTCGAAGAAAAAGTCGCCTACATCGGCGGTGACCGCGACTTCTACATCCGCGCCATCCCGCGCCTCAACGTTCCCGAAATCAAAATGTCCGACGGCCCGCTCGGCACCCGTAACGATGGCAACTCCACCGCCTATCCTGCCGGTATCGCCCTCGCTGCCTCGTGGGACATCAAGCTCGCTCACGAGATGGGAGCCGCTCTCGGTTCGGACTCCCGCGCCCGTGGCGTGAACATCCTCCTCGGCCCCGGACTCAACATCTATCGTGCGCCGATGTGCGGCCGCAACTTCGAGTACTTTGGCGAAGATCCCTACCTCGCCTCGCGCATGGCCGTCGCCGACGTCCAGGGCATCCAGAGCATGGGCGTCATCGCCACCGCCAAGCACTACGCCGCCAACAACCAGGAGTGGGACCGCAACCGCGTCTCCTCCGATGTCGACGAGCGCACATTGCGCGAAATCTACCTCCCCTCCTTCGAGTACGCCGTGAAGGAAGGCCACGCCGGCGCCATCATGGACTCCTACAACCTCGTCAACGGCGTCCACTCCACGCAGAACACCTTCCTCAACATTGACGTTGCCCGCAAAGACTGGAACTTCACCGGCATCATCATGTCCGACTGGGAAGCTACCTACGACGGCGTCGCCGCCGCCAACGGTGGCCTCGATCTCGAAATGCCCAGCGGCAAATTCATGAGCCCCACCACGCTCCTGGCCGCCGTCAAAGATGGCTCCGTCAAAGAATCCGTCATCGACGAAAAAGTTCGCCGCATCCTGCGCACTTCGATCGAGTTCGGCTTCTTCGATCGTCCGCAGAAAACCGCCACCCCATGGAACGATCCAGCCTCGCGTGCCGTCGCCCTCAAAGTCGCGCAGGAAGGCTTCGTCCTCCTCAAAAATCAAGGCGGTGTGCTTCCGCTCGATCGCACGAAATTCAAGAACATCGCTCTCATCGGCCCCAACGCCGGCATTCCCGCCACCGGCGGTGGTGGCAGCTCCAAGATCGATCCTTTCTCCGCTGTCTCTCCGGTTGACGCCGTGAAGAACCTCGTCGGCGATTCCGCTAAGATCGCTTACTATCCCGGCCTCCAACTCATCTCCGACGTTTTCAAGACCACCAGCTTCACCACCACCGCCGACGGCGATACCCACGGCTTAGTTACAGAGTTCTTTAACAACAAAGACCTCACCGGTCCGCCCGCGCTCACCCGTACCGACGAGCACATTGCCTTCAACTGGAGCGGCGGCCCCTACGCGCCCAACGGCCAGCAGGAAAACTTCTCCGCGCGATTCACCGGCTACTACACTCCCGCCGCCGACGGCACCTACACCTTCGCCGTCTCCGGCGATGACGGCTTCCGCCTCTTCGTCGACGACAAACCCGTCATCGAACAATGGGTCTATCAAGGCGAGACCATCGTCACCAAGGCGCTCGATCTCAAAGCTGGCCAGCACTACAAGCTCCGCCTCGAGTACTTCCAGGGCGGCGGCGGTGCCGCTCTCGGCTTCGGCGTCACTGACGGCAAGTCTTCCGCTCTCACCGATGCCGTCAACGCCGCGACAAACGCCGACCTCGTCATCCTCTGCGTCGGCTTCGACGACAAGTCCGAAGGCGAAGGCGCCGACCGTACTTTCGCGCTCCCGCAGCCCCAATACGAACTCATCAAGCAAGTTGAGGCCGCCAACAAGAACACCGTCATGGTCCTCACCGCCGGCGGCAACGTGGACATGGTGCCGTTCATCGACAACACGCCTGCGCTCCTGCACGTCTGGTATCCCGGACAGGAAGGCGCCACCGCCATGGCCCAGGTCCTCTTCGGCGACATCAACCCGAGCGGCAAACTCCCCGCCTCGTTCGAGCGCCGTTGGGAAGACAACGCCACCTACAACAGCTACTACGACCCCGATAAGACGCTCCACGTGAAGTACACCGAAGGCATCTTCGTCGGCTACCGCCACTTCGACAAAGACAACGTCAAGCCGATGTTCCCCTTCGGCTACGGCCTCAGCTACACCACCTTCCAATACGGCGGCCTCAAGATCGGCGCACCTTCCGCCGACAGCACCGTCCCCGTCACCTTTACCGTGAAGAACACCGGCAAGCGCGCCGGCGCCGAGATCGCCGAAGTCTACGTCGGCGAGAAAAATCCCAAAGTTCCGCGCCCCGTGAAAGAACTCAAAGGCTTCGCCCGCGTCGAACTCAAACCCGGCGAATCCCGCAGCATCACCGTCAACCTCGACCGCCGCGCCTTCTCCTGGTACGACGCCAACTCGCACCAGTGGACCGCCGATACCGGCAACTACGACATCCTCATAGGCAGCAGCAGCGCCAAGATCGAACTAACCGGCAACGTCGCCCTGCGATAA